The sequence AGCGAACGTTGAGCGGCGTGACCGTGCTGCCGTCCGGCGCGACGTTCGGCTCGCCGAACAGGAACGGCTCACCGCCGAGGACGAGCTCGAACGCGAGCTCGACGAGTGTGCCCTCGGTCCGGATGGACGCCGGCTGCTCTGCGCAACCGGTCGGCCAGGTGGCCTCGGCCTGGCCGCCCGCGCCACCGGCGCCGCCGGCGCCCGGTTGGGCGTCCGCGCCACCCGCGCTGCTCGCTCCACCGGACCCATCGGGCTCGCTGCCGCCCGCACCGCCGGTCCCGGACTCGATTGGCTGATTCGAGCCCCCGCCGCAAGCGGCTGCGGCGCCCAATAGCAATCCGAACAACCGGAACAAGCCAGGAGATTTCATCGTGGGATCGATTGTACGCGATGACGCACCACACGGGAACAGATGACGCATCGCCGGGATCTTGCTGGGCGAGACGCGGATGGGTGGTGCGAGCGGCTATACGCCGCCGGGCCGGCCAGCACCATTGTGCCAGGGCGGTGCGCGGGCGAAGAAGGGCGCTCTGCCGCATGACGGCGGGCGGTGACACGCAGGGCAATGGGCAGCCACGCGGCGTCCCCATCACCGCGCTGGCGCCCTCCGGCGCTCCGACAGAGGCGTTCGTTCTCGAGCGGGCCGCCGGCAAAGTGCGACCGTGATCCGGCGCGGCTCAAGCCGCCTTGGACACCTCGCGCAGCTCGGCCGGCTCCTGGTCCCATCCCCGAGAGCTGATCACCTCGCGGATCCACGCGATGTGGCGCCGCTCGTCCTCGAACCCGCGCTCCAGAATGGGCTTCAGATCGTCGGGCGCTTCGCCGCGGAGCGCGGAGGCGTACGTGCCGTTGGTCAGCTCCTCGTTCCCGCGCATCGCCAGCACGGCGGTGCGGTCCTCCTGGCTCGACAGCTTCGTGTAGCCCACGATGATCTTCCCGACGTCGCCGAGCTCCGTGGCGGGCTCGCCGCCCTGCGCGCGCACCCAGTCGGAGAGCTCCGCGACGTGGCGCTCGTGATCGGCCCCGAAGGCAACGAGCTGCTTCTTGAGATCGCCGCCGACGCAGGCGTCGGCCGATATCCGGTACCCCTCAGCCGCGGCGAGGTCGAGCTCGATCACATTGAGGATCATCGTCATCGTGTCCTGGTTCATCTCCGCCTCCGTTCATGAGATCTGGTGTCCGGCATTGCTCCCGCAACCCTGTGGCGGGGCCGGCGCTCCGTCGCTCTGCCGCTCGGCGCGGACGGCACGGCTCCGGAGCCCGATCCAGGCCGTCGCGAGGCCGAGCTCGATAGCCGCATCCACGAGGTAGATCTTGGAGATGCGGCCGCGAAGCGCGTACACGAGAGCGCTCGTCCCGAGCCCCGCCGCGGCCCCTCCGCCGAGCAGGGCGACCTCGGGCGGGATGCGGCCTCTCCGCGCGGAGATCACGAGCGTCGTGCCGATGACCGCGATCAACAGACCTGTCGTCTTCACCAGCCAACGGTCGCTCTTCGGGCCAGTGACCGCCTCGAACGTACGTAGGTTGACGAGCGGCCAGATCCCGGCGAGCGCGTAGAAGAGACCCTGCGCTCCGGCGAGGAAGATCGCCTGTTCCCGATCACGTTTCGTGTTCACCATCGCCGCTGTCAGCGATCGCCGCCGGGCGTGCCGGAGCCGCCATGCGTGCCGGAGCCGCTGCCACCGCCGGGCGTGCCGGAGCCGCCGGGCGAGCCAGAGCCGCTGCCACCACCGGGCGCGCCGGAGCTGCTGCCGCCGCCAGGCGTGCCGGAGCGGCTTCCACCGCCCGGGCTACCGCTGCCCGAACCGGACGAGCCGCGGGGCTTCGCGCCCGGCGTGCTGCACGCGCACTCGCACATGTTCTGGCCTTGCGACGCCCCCGACCTGGCGCCCTGGCCGCCGGAGCTGCCCGTCCCGCCGGCGGGACCCTGGCTCGGACCGGCGCCGCCCTGCCTCGTACCGGAGGAAGAGCCCTGGCCGCCGGAGCTGCCCGCCCCGCCGGCGGGACTCTGGCTCGGACCGGCGCCGCCCTGCCTCATTCCGGACGTCCCGCCGGCGGGACTCTGGCTCGGACCGGCGCCGCCCTGCCTCGTGCCGGAGCCGGAGGAAGAGCCCTGTCCCCGGCCCGAGCCGGTCCCTCCCGGCTGGCCGCTGTCCTGCGCGAACGCGACGCCCGACCCGAGGGCCGCGAGCGCGACGCCGGCCATCAATCCGAAGACCTTCTTTTGCACCATGATGTCCTCCATCCTCCGTTCGCGAAGCCACCGCCCATGCCGCCGGGGCCCGCTCGGCATCGAGGCGCGTGGGCTCGACGCTCCACATCCGCGCCGAACGTTTGGGTCGAACCCGCGTCGAGGGAGGCTCACGCCGTCCTGATTCAACGTCGGAAAATGCCCCACGTACCGCGGATGGCAGCGGGCGCCCGGAAGCAGGCGCCGAGGTGCCATGGCGCGGGGTCGTCACGCCTGCCTGGCGAGCCGCCGGAGCGCGAGGATCCCGGCGCCGAGCACCGCCGCCGCCCCGAGGAGCCGGCGCGCTGTGTAGGCCCTCGACAGGGCCACCATCCCGGCCACGGCCCACGGGGGAGGCGCGCTTTGCTGCGGGGCCGAGATCGCGTGTGACGCCGCTCCCTTCGGCGCTGCCGAATCGCGCTCCGCGAAGAGCTCGATCATCGCGCGCGTGAAGGCGGCCAGATCGTGCGGACCGCGGCTCGAAACCCAGTTCCCGTCGCGCACGACGGCCTCGTCGCGCCAGACGGCGCCGGCATGCACGAGATCGTCCCGAATGCCAGGCCATGACGTGAGCTGCCGGCCGTTCAGGCGCCCCGCCGACGCGAGCATCCACGGGCCGTGGCAGAGCGTGGCGATCGGCTTCCCCGCCTCGTCGATGGCCCTGACGAACTCCCGCGCCGCTCGGCTCTGCCGGAGGAGGTCGGGGTTGATGAAGCCGCCCGGCAAGAGCAGGGCGTCGTAGTCGGCCGGAGCCGCTTGCTCCACCGTCCGATCGACGCGCACCGTACGGCCGGGCCAGTACAGGTTCAGGCCGCGGATGTTCCCGCGTCGGAGCGAGAGCACCTCGACGTGGGCCCCCTCGGCGCGGAGCGCCTTCGTCGGGATCGTCAGCTCGACCTGCTCGAATCCATCGGTCGCGAGCACCGCGACGTGCAACCCCTTCAACCTTTTCCGAAACAGCATCTTCGACCTCGTGACGCGCGAGCGCGCATCTCGGGCTCATTGCAAGGTCTATGCTCTCGATGGCGTGCCGGCGACCAAGTCCAGGAGCATCCGAGAGAACGGCTCAGGGTCGGCCGACGTCGTTCATGTGCCGGTCGACGCCCACGGCCTTCGAACGGAGGAGCTGGAGGCGCACGCCGAGCGGTTACCAGCTCCTGGTCACCCCGCCGTTCCGGTTACCACGTCCTCTGGTAACCGCCCCGTTGCAATGCGATAAATCCGTTGAAATTCAATGGTTTGGGCTTGTGGCCCGAGAGCTGCTTCAGGGGTTGGCAGGAGACCTTACCATGGTAACCGAACCGACATCCCACCGCCTCACGCTTCCCATTCTCCTCGCCACCCTGCTCGCCGCGTGCGCCGGAACGTCCGACGGCGGCAGCTCGACCGGCGACGCGCCGGCCGATCCTGCCGGTCCAGCGCCTCACGAGGGCGCCTCTCCCGGCCAGCAGGCCGCGCCCGCCGTGCCTCCGGCGCCGGATCTCGCGTACCCCGGCAAGGGCTTCATCGTCCACGAATGGGGCACCGACACCGTGGTCGTCGGCTCCGACGGCTCGCTTCAACCGGGGCTGCATCACGAAGAGGAGGACCTCCCCGCCTTCGTCTATGACCGGCTCGAAGCCGGCACGCTCGAAGGCTCGATGTCGACGAGCGTCAACGTGAAGATGGAGACGCCGGTCACTTACTTCTACTCCGAGGAGCCGCTCGACGCGCATGTCGAGATAGGGTTCCCCAAAGGGATCTTCACGCAGTGGTACCCCGCCGTCCGCGAGTTCTACCCGCCCATCATCGCGCCCGGCAGCGTTGCTGGCGTGACGACGTACGCGGACCCGGCGTTCGACCCCGACTTCCCCTTTGGCTCGCCGATGTGCTCAGAGATGTACGGCCCGAACGCGCGCGGGTTCCTCCAGTGGAGCAACATCGAGGTCCTCGGGCGCGACAGCGATATCCCCCTGCCCGAGGCGCCGCTCGATCGGTTCACGTGGGCGCACGCGCGCCAGGTCGGCGCCAACCCGCTCCGCATCGCAGGCGTGCCCGGCGCGATGGAGGCGCCCCAGCACGAGCGCTTCCTGTTCTATCGAGGGCTCGGCAACTTCGACCTGCCCGTCCGCGTGACGGCCGGCACCGGCGGGGCGATCTCCGCCGAGAATACCCTCGACGAGGCGATCGGCGCCGTCTTCGTCCTCAACGTCGGCGCCTCGACGGGGGCGTTCGTCGCGCACCCCCAGGGTATCGCCACGGGCGGCACGCTCGTCGAGCGCGCCCCCTCGCTCGACGGAGCGCCGCCGCTCGACGAGTTCGTCGAGTCGCTCGGCGCGAGCATGATCGACACCCTCGACGCGACCGGCCTGTACCACGACGAGGCCGTCGCCATGGTGAACACCTGGAAGCGCCAGTGGTTCCGGACGCCCGGCGTCCGTGTGCTCTACCTCGCTCCGGAGGCGTGGACCGACGCCTCGATCCCGATCGCCATCATTCCCACGCCTGCCGATGTCGTGCGCGTCATGATGCTCCGCGTCGAGGTGCTCTCGCCCGAGCTCGAGGCAGCGGACGTCGGCGCGGCGCGGCGGCTCGCAGATCCGTCCCTCGCCGGCGACGCCGAGCGCCACTTCGACGATCTCGGGCGCTTCGCCGAGCCGCGTCTCCGCCGCGCGCTCACGATCCTCGGCGAGCCCGCGTACGGCCAGCCCTTGCTCGCCCGCATCGCGGCGGGAGCGACGGCGAGCGCCGCGCGCGAGTAACCTCTCGGCCATGCACGCCCCGCGGCGCGAGCCCTTCATGGCCCATCCTCGGTACGAGCCGGGCGAGATCCTCGGGCAGGGGGCGCAGGGCGTCGTGGGGCGCGTGATCGACCGCGAGGCGCGGGGGCGCGAGCTCGTCGCGAAGGTGTTCCGTCAGGGCGCCTTCCGCGAGGACACCCTGCTCGGCGAGTTCGCGCTGCTCGCGCGCCTGCGCATCTCCGGCGTGGTGCGGGCGCACGATCTCGGGCGGGACGAGCGGACGGGAGCGCCCTTCCTCGTCGAGGAGTACGTCGCCGGCGACGACGCCGCGGCGTGGGTGCAGGAGGGCCCGGCCGCCGAACGCCCGGCGCGGCTCGCGGGCGTGCTCGCCGGCGTCGCGAGGACGCTCGCCGCCCTGCACGACGCGGGGTTCGTGCACAGCGATCTCAAGCCGGCGCACGTCCGGATGCGGCCCCTCGGCGGGGGCGGCGCCGAGGCCGTGCTCCTCGACCTCGGGGCGGCGGTCTCGAGGGCGCGCGCGCCGGGCGGCGCCGTCGCGTTCACCTCGGCGTTCGCCGCGCCCGAGCTGCTCGCCGGGGGCGCGCCCTCGCCCGCGTCCGACCTCTACAGCCTGGGGGCGCTCGCGTGGTGCTCGGCCGCGGGCCGCCCGCCCGGGCCCTTTCGCGCGCGGCGCCCGCTGCGCGACGCCGCACCGTGGGTCCAGCCGAGCGTGGCCGAGGTGATCGAGGCGCTGCTCGCGCTGCACCCGCGAGACCGCCCCCCCGAGGCCCGCGAGGTGCTCCGGCAGCTCGGCGTCGCGGCCGCGGAGGCGGGCATCGCCGTCGGGGCGCCGCCCGCGCCCATCGGGCGGGAGCGCGAGCTCGAGGCGCTGCAGCAGGCGCCGTCACCGTCGGGGCACGTGCGTTATGTCACGGGGCCGAGCGGCGCCGGCAAGAGCCACCTCGGCCGCGAACTCGTGACGCGGGCGCTGCTCGCCGGGCGGAGCGCCCGCTACGTGGCGTTCCCGCGCGAGGCCGACCCGCTCCTGCTGCGGCTCATCGCGTTCTTCCGGGGCGCCGAGCAGGCGCCGCCGTTCGTGACGCCGCCCCGCGACGGGCCTCCGCTCCTGCTCTTGCTGGACGACCTGGATCAGGCCCCGGCCGAGCTCCGCGCCGCGCTCGACGCGTACCGGTGCCGGCCGGCGGCGCCCGGCGGCGCGGCGATCGAGGTGATCGCGACGGCCCGGAGCGCGCCCGAGGGCGCGGCTTGCGTGGCGCTCGGGCCGCTCAGCGACGCGAGCTTCGGCGCGCTGTGCCGCGCGCTCGGCGTGGACGACGAGGCGAGCGTGCGAGAGGCCGCCGTGGCGTCGGGGAAGAACCCGGGGTGGCTCTTCGCGTCGCTCGGCCGCGTGCCGCTCACGAAGGACACGGCGCTCGAGCGGGTGCGCGGGCTGTCGGCCGATGCCTGCGCGACGCTCGCCGCGATCGCGATCGCGGGCGGCGCGCTGCCCGAGGCGCGCTGCTCTCTCGGGTTCGGGCCCGGCGGGCGGGCGGACGCGCGGGGCGGCGGGCAGCAGCGCGCCTCCGGCGAGCGAGCCCTCGGCGAGCTGCTGGCGGGCGCGCTCATCGCGAGGCGGGAGGCGGCGGCCGGCGCGCTCACCACGCTGTCGGCTCCCGCCCTGGCGAGGGACCTAGCGGCGGCGCTCGCCACGCCGGAGATCGCCGAGGAGGTCGCCGCGGCGCTGCTCGCGGACCCCGGCGCGGCTGCGTCGGCGCTCCTCTCGGCGGCGGCGGCGCCGTGCACGAGCGCCCGCCGCGCGCAGCTCCACGAGCGGGCCGCGGCGCGAGCGCGCGAGGCCGGGCTGCGGTCGGAGGAGATCGACGCGCTGCTCGCGCTCGGCGAGGACGCGGACCGGAGGACCCCGGCGCTCCTGTGCAGGCTCGAGCGGCTGACGCGCGACGCGGGCGTGGGCGCGGCGCACCCGCAGGTCGTCGCGTGGCTCGACGAGGCGGCGCAGGGGGACGAGCGGGTGCTCGTGCTCGCGCTGCGGCGGCGCGCGGAGAGGCGCGCGCGTGATGGAGACGCGACGGCGGC is a genomic window of Sorangium aterium containing:
- a CDS encoding ferritin-like domain-containing protein, whose protein sequence is MNQDTMTMILNVIELDLAAAEGYRISADACVGGDLKKQLVAFGADHERHVAELSDWVRAQGGEPATELGDVGKIIVGYTKLSSQEDRTAVLAMRGNEELTNGTYASALRGEAPDDLKPILERGFEDERRHIAWIREVISSRGWDQEPAELREVSKAA
- a CDS encoding type 1 glutamine amidotransferase domain-containing protein — protein: MLFRKRLKGLHVAVLATDGFEQVELTIPTKALRAEGAHVEVLSLRRGNIRGLNLYWPGRTVRVDRTVEQAAPADYDALLLPGGFINPDLLRQSRAAREFVRAIDEAGKPIATLCHGPWMLASAGRLNGRQLTSWPGIRDDLVHAGAVWRDEAVVRDGNWVSSRGPHDLAAFTRAMIELFAERDSAAPKGAASHAISAPQQSAPPPWAVAGMVALSRAYTARRLLGAAAVLGAGILALRRLARQA